CCACCATTAAAAATTCATCCACGGCAATATTGTTCCGTTTTAATACGCGTTGGTAAGTAGCTTCGTCTTTTTCGCTTAAAATTTCCACGTGATCAAAATATTCAGCCAGACCGGAGCGGGCAATTTTACTTTCCTGGTCAAACAAATCGCCTTTGGTAAGCAGCATTAAAGTATAATCGGGCTGTAAAAGCTGCAAGGTTTCTTCTACGCCAGGCAATAGTTCTACCGGATGATCGAGCATCACCTTACCCAGGTTGATAATCTGCTGCACCTCGGCACCGGATATTTTACCACCGGATAATTCAATGGCGGTTTCGATCATCGATAAAATAAAGCCTTTAATGCCGTAGCCAAAAATTTTCAGGTTCCGGATTTCGTAGCCATAAAGCTTTTCGTCCAGGTTTTCGGCGCCCACGTATTTGCCTATTATTTCCCGGAACCGCTCGTGCGTAACGGTAAAAATAGGTTCGTTT
The sequence above is a segment of the Adhaeribacter swui genome. Coding sequences within it:
- a CDS encoding HAD family hydrolase, translated to MKNIKVIGLDADDTLWVNEPIFTVTHERFREIIGKYVGAENLDEKLYGYEIRNLKIFGYGIKGFILSMIETAIELSGGKISGAEVQQIINLGKVMLDHPVELLPGVEETLQLLQPDYTLMLLTKGDLFDQESKIARSGLAEYFDHVEILSEKDEATYQRVLKRNNIAVDEFLMVGNSLKSDILPICNLGARAIYIPFHTTWIHEVVTVDASANLAYHELPDISLLPAYLQQQSV